A region from the Vicia villosa cultivar HV-30 ecotype Madison, WI linkage group LG3, Vvil1.0, whole genome shotgun sequence genome encodes:
- the LOC131662631 gene encoding flavonoid 3'-monooxygenase-like, producing the protein MSLLLIALSTFILSIFIYRFLKSTTKSSSSLPLPPGPKPWPIIGNMPHLGTAPHQSLAALAQTYGPLMHLKLGFVDAVVVASATVAEQFLKVHDANFSSRPPNAAAKNMVYNYQDLVFAPYGPRWRLLRKISSVHLFSNKVMSEFQHIREEEAARLTSKLASNNSDTKAVKLGQLLSICTTNALARAMLGRKVFKDDNRDNDPKADDFKNMILESMVLGGVFNISDFIPSLEWLDLQGVQAKMKILHKKFDAFLTNIIEEHETSNSKSEKHKDLLTTLLALRDEGDDDGNKLTNIEIKALLLNMFVAGTDTSSSTTEWAIAELIKNPKILAQVQQELDNVVGRDRSVKEEDLPNLPYLHAVIKETFRLHPSTPLSLPRIASESCEIFGYHIPKGATVLVNVWAIARDPKQWTDPLVFNPERFLPGGDKCDVDIKGNDFEVIPFGAGRRICVGMSLGLRMVQLLTATLAHSFNWELENGIKPEKMNMDEAFGLTLQRAVPLSVYPKPRLSPNVYSSCF; encoded by the exons ATGTCTCTATTACTCATTGCACTCTCCACTTTCATATTATCTATCTTTATATACCGTTTTCTCAAATCCACCAcaaaatcttcttcttcactgCCACTTCCACCTGGACCAAAACCATGGCCTATAATAGGTAACATGCCTCACTTAGGCACTGCACCTCACCAATCTCTTGCAGCCTTGGCTCAAACTTATGGTCCTTTGATGCAcctcaaattagggtttgtcGATGCTGTCGTGGTCGCTTCCGCCACTGTGGCTGAACAATTCTTAAAGGTTCATGATGCTAACTTTAGTAGCCGACCTCCTAATGCCGCAGCTAAAAATATGGTTTATAATTATCAAGATCTTGTGTTTGCTCCTTATGGCCCAAGATGGAGATTGCTCCGAAAAATTTCTTCCGTTCATCTTTTTTCCAATAAAGTTATGTCCGAATTTCAACATATACGTGAG GAAGAGGCTGCAAGATTAACAAGCAAATTGGCAAGTAATAATTCCGATACAAAAGCTGTGAAATTGGGACAACTACTGAGTATATGTACAACTAATGCACTTGCTAGGGCTATGTTAGGAAGAAAAGTGTTCAAAGACGATAATCGTGATAATGACCCTAAAGCTGATGACTTCAAAAATATGATTCTTGAATCAATGGTGTTAGGCGGAGTTTTCAACATCAGTGATTTCATTCCTTCATTGGAATGGTTAGACCTTCAAGGAGTTCAAGCTAAAATGAAAATATTACACAAGAAATTTGATGCAttcttaacaaatattattgaggAACATGAGACTTCTAATTCTAAGAGTGAGAAACATAAGGATTTGTTGACCACTTTGTTGGCACTTAGAgatgaaggagatgatgatgGAAATAAACTCACTAATATTGAGATCAAAGCACTTCTTTTG aACATGTTTGTAGCTGGAACTGACACATCATCAAGTACCACAGAATGGGCCATTGCAGAATTgataaaaaacccaaaaatcttagCCCAAGTCCAACAAGAATTGGACAATGTTGTTGGCCGAGATAGGAGCGTGAAAGAAGAGGACTTACCAAACTTACCTTACCTACACGCAGTCATTAAAGAAACATTTCGTTTGCATCCATCAACACCTCTTTCCCTTCCAAGAATTGCTTCAGAAAGTTGTGAGATTTTTGGATACCACATTCCAAAGGGTGCAACTGTTTTGGTTAATGTATGGGCCATAGCTCGTGACCCAAAACAATGGACTGACCCATTAGTATTCAATCCCGAAAGATTCTTACCAGGTGGTGACAAGTGTGATGTTGATATTAAGGGAAATGATTTTGAAGTTATACCTTTTGGTGCTGGACGTAGAATTTGTGTTGGGATGAGTCTCGGGCTTCGTATGGTTCAACTTTTAACCGCTACATTGGCCCATTCATTTAATTGGGAACTTGAAAATGGTATCAAACCTGAAAAGATGAACATGGATGAAGCTTTTGGGCTTACTCTTCAACGAGCTGTGCCATTATCTGTGTACCCTAAGCCCAGGCTCTCACCTAATGTGTACTCATCATGTTTCTGA